The region CGCATCGCTCGGGCACAACGTCGAGCCGGCGGCGCTCAACCTCGATTTCGCGCAGATCGGCGAGGTATTCCTGACGATCTGGGCCGCGATCGCCGACGAGCTCGTGCTCGGCGCGGAGCGCATCACCGGGCGCAAGCCCGCGCGCGCCGAATTCGAGCCGGCGACGTGGGCGATGGCGCAGGTCGGCCGCCGGCTCGTGCGTGAGCGGCTGCCGCACGCGCTCGAGCTGCAGCGGCAGATCACCGCGCGCGTCGCGGGCCTCGTGTCGCGCTACGACGTGCTGCTGTGCGCGACGCTCGCCGCGCCGCCGATCAAGATCGGCGAAATGCAGCCGACGCCGCTCGAGACGCGGCAGATGGAGCTGCTCGGCGTGCTGCCGATAAAACCGCTCCTCAAGCGCATGCTCGCGGAGGTGTCGCACCAGGCGTTCGCGTGGGCGGGCTGCACGGAGCTCTTCAACCTGACCGGGCAGCCGGCGATGTCGGTGCCGCTGCACTGGAGCGCGCGCGGGCTGCCGGTCGGCGTCCAGTTCGTCGCACGGCACGGTGACGATGCGCGCCTGTTCGCGCTCGCGCGTCAGCTCGAGCTCGCGCAGCCATGGTTTGACAAACGCCCGCCGCTCGCACGCGTGCAGGCGTGAATGCGAGCGAGAGTGTGAGTGCAAGCAGCGGACCACGAGCGACAGCGGTGCGCCGTCTCGCGCTGCGCCTCGCAGGCCGGCGCGTTGCCTTTCATGTCCGCTCGCGCAAAAAAAGAGGCGAAACCCGCGGGTTTCGCCTCGTCATCGTCGCCGGCGGGCGGCGCGCGTGCGTGCCAGCCGGCGTCAGAGCCCCAGCCGCTCGCAGACCGTCTTCGTCGCCGCCGCGCCGTTGAGCGTGTAGAAGTGCAGACCGGGCACGCCCGCGTCGATGAGCCGCCGGCAAAGGCCCGTGACGACGTCCGCGCCGAACGCGCGGATCGAATCCTTGTCGTCGCCGAAGCTCTCGAGCCGGCGCGCAACCCAGCGCGGCACTTCCGCGCCGCACATCTCCGAGAAGCGCATCAGTTGCGAGAAGTTCGTGATCGGCATGATGCCCGGCACGACCGGCACGTCGACGCCGAGCTTCGCCGCATCGTCGACGAAGCGGAAATACGCGTCCGCGTTGTAGAAATACTGCGTGATCGCGGCGTTCGCGCCCGCCTTCACCTTGCGCGCGAAGTTCTCGAGATCGGCCTTCGGCGAGCGCGCCTGCGGGTGGTACTCGGGATACGCGGCCACTTCGATCCGGAACCAGTCGCCATGCTCGGCGCGGATGAAGCTGACGAGCTCCGACGCGTAGCGCAGCTCGCCCACCTCGCCCATGCCGGAAGGCAGATCGCCGCGCAACGCGACGATGTGGCGGATGCCGTGCGAGCGATACTGGTCGAGAATCGCGCGCAGGCTGTCCTTCGACGAGCCGATGCACGACAGGTGAGGCGCGGCTTCGAGCCCCGCCTTCTGCATGTCGAGCACGGTGTCGAGCGTGCCTTGCTGCGTCGAGCCGCCCGCGCCGAACGTGACGGACACGAATTTCGGCTTGAGCGGCGCGAGCTGCGCGCGCGTCGCGCGCAGCTTGTCGACGCCTTCCGCCGTCTTCGGCGGAAAGAATTCAAAGGAAAGTTCGATCGGGTTCATGATTCAGATATCACCCGTCAGCCGATGTTGCGCTGACCGAAGATCAGGGCGGACAGCAGCCACGACACGATGCTGTACAGGATCGAACCGAAGAATGCGGACCAGAATCCCGACACTTCGAACCCTTTCAGCAGCGACGACGCGAACCAGAAGCACAGCGCGTTCACGACGAGGATGAAAAGGCCGAGCGTGACGATCGTCACGGGCAGCGTGAGCAGGATCAGGACCGGTCGGATCACCGCGTTGATGAGGCCCAGCACGACCGCGACGATGAGCGCCGTGCCGAAGCTCTTGATGTGGATCGACGGTACGAGGTACGTGATGATCAACAGCGCGAGCGCGTTGATGATCCAGGTCAGGATGACGGTCATGGGTTGCTCCTTGAGCGGTTGACGATCCGGCCGGGCGCGGCCGCCCCGGAAGATGAGAACGCGCGGCGCGCCGGGCGGCGGTGCCGTGCCGACTGCGCGCCGCGCGGGCGGGCGTCAGGCGGCGGGCCGCCCGGCGCCCGCGCGCCGGGTACGGATCAAGATATCAGTAACGATAGTGATCCGGCTTGAACGGGCCCGCCTTCGACACGCCGATGTACGCCGCCTGATCGTCCGACAGCTCGGAGAGCTGCGCGCCGATGCGCGCGAGGTGCAGGCGCGCGACCTTTTCGTCGAGATGCTTCGGCAGCACGTACACCTTGTTGGCGTACTCGCCGCCGCGCGTGAACAGCTCGATCTGCGCGAGGGTCTGATTCGTGAACGAGTTCGACATCACGAACGACGGGTGGCCGGTCGCGCAGCCGAGGTTCACGAGGCGGCCTTCGGCCAGCAGGATCACGCGCTTGCCGTCCGGGAAGATGATGTGGTCGACCTGCGGCTTGATGTTTTCCCACTGGTACTGGCGGGTCGACGCGACGTCGATTTCCGAATCGAAGTGACCGATGTTGCAGACGATCGCGTTATGGCGCATCGCCTTCATGTGATCGTGGTTGATCACGTGGTAGTTGCCGGTCGCCGTCACGAAGATGTCGGCCTTGTCGGCCGCGTATTCCATCGTCACGACGCGGTAGCCTTCCATCGCCGCCTGCAGCGCGCAGATCGGATCGATTTCGGTCACCCACACGGTCGCGCCCAGGCCGCGCAGCGATTGCGCGCAGCCCTTGCCCACGTCGCCGTAGCCCGCGACCACCGCGATCTTGCCCGCGATCATCACGTCGGTCGCGCGCTTGATGCCGTCGACGAGCGACTCGCGGCAGCCGTACAGGTTGTCGAACTTCGATTTCGTCACGGAATCGTTGACGTTGAACGCCGGGAACGGCAGGCGGCCGTCCTTTTCCATCTGGTACAGGCGGTGCACGCCCGTCGTCGTCTCTTCGGTCACGCCCTTGATGTGCGCGAGGCGCTTCGAGTACCAGCTGCCGTCGATTTCGAGGTGGCGCTCGATCGACTTGAAGAGCGCGACTTCTTCCTCGTTGGTCGGCCGGGCGATCACCGAGCGGTCCTTCTCGGCCTTCGAGCCGAGGATCAGCAGCAGCGTTGCGTCGCCGCCGTCATCAAGGATCATGTTCGCGAACTCGCCGTTCGGCCATTCGAAGATGCGGTGCGAGAACTCCCAGTATTCGTCGAGCGATTCGCCCTTGAACGCGAAGACGGGCGTGCCGGCCTCGACGATCGCGGCGGCCGCGTGGTCCTGCGTCGAGAAGATGTTGCACGACGCCCAGCGAACGTCCGCGCCGAGCGCCTTCAGCGTCTCGATCAGCACGCCCGTCTGGATCGTCATGTGCAGCGAGCCGGCGATGCGCGCGCCCTTCAGCGGCTGCTGCGCCTTGTATTCGTCGCGGATCTGCACGAGCCCGGGCATCTCGGTCTCGGCGATGTTCAGTTCCTTGCGGCCCCAGCCGGCCAGCGCGATATCGGCGACGACGTAATCTTGTGCGGAATGGGAATCGATGACAGCGGCGTTCATCACGCCCTCCTTTCTAAAAAAGTTCTAGAAAATTGTGACGTGAGCGCCGTTCAAGTAAGCGGCCGGTCTCGGCGAAAACGATCGCCGCTATGCGACGATGCTGCGCCGACACACCGCTCGGTTGACCATTTCCGAGCCTGGCGGGCGGGGCCCGTCGCAACGCTCCTCGGAAACGAGGTGGGATTGTAGCAAATCGAGACGAAATTTTCCTGCCGGGCGAGCCGGCCGCTCCGGCGCCGCCCTCACGCGCCATTCCGTGCCGCGCTCCGACGGCATTCCGCCCGCGTCGCCGGGCGCGCCCTCGGGCCCGCATTTCAGCCGCGCTTCGCTCGCCCGGGCGCCGCGCGGCCGCGTCAGCTCTCCGTGCCGACCCACGCCTGCTCGCGCAGCTTCGCGCGCAGCCGCGCGACCGCCTGGCTATGCAACTGGCACACGCGCGACTCGCTCACCTCGAGCACCGCGCCGATCTCGCGCAGGTTCAGCCCGCGCTCGTAGTACAGCGACATCAGCAGCTTCTCGCGCTCCGGCAGGCGCTCGATCGCATCGACGAGCGCGCTGCGCAGATGCTCGTCGAGCAGCGCCGACAGCGGATCGCTGTGATCGGCGCGGTAGCGGTCGAGAAACGGCTCGTCGTCGGCCGAGCGGTCGAAGTCCTCGTAGTAGACGAGCTGGCTGCCGTGCAGATCCTGCAGCATCGACTGGTATTCGTCGAGCGGCATCTGCAGGTGCGCGGCGATCTCCGTCTCGTTCGCCGAGCGGCCGAGCCGCTGCTCGACCTGATGCACCGCATGTTCGACTTCGCGCGAGGTCTTGCGCAGGCTGCGCGGCAGCCAATCGTTGCTGCGCAGCTCGTCGAGCATCGCGCCGCGGATGCGCTGCGTCGCGTAGGTCTCGAACTGCGCGCCCTGATCTTCCTTGTAGCGGCTCGCCGCGTCGAGCAGGCCGATCATGCCCGCCTGGATCAGATCGTCGAGGTCCACGCTCGCCGGCATCTTCGCGACGAGCTGCAGGCCGAGACGACGCACGAGCGGCGCATATTGCGTCAGCACTTCGTCCTGGGAAATCTTGCCTTGAGCGTTA is a window of Burkholderia mallei ATCC 23344 DNA encoding:
- the metF gene encoding methylenetetrahydrofolate reductase [NAD(P)H]; this encodes MNPIELSFEFFPPKTAEGVDKLRATRAQLAPLKPKFVSVTFGAGGSTQQGTLDTVLDMQKAGLEAAPHLSCIGSSKDSLRAILDQYRSHGIRHIVALRGDLPSGMGEVGELRYASELVSFIRAEHGDWFRIEVAAYPEYHPQARSPKADLENFARKVKAGANAAITQYFYNADAYFRFVDDAAKLGVDVPVVPGIMPITNFSQLMRFSEMCGAEVPRWVARRLESFGDDKDSIRAFGADVVTGLCRRLIDAGVPGLHFYTLNGAAATKTVCERLGL
- a CDS encoding RNA polymerase sigma factor FliA codes for the protein MMYNAQGKISQDEVLTQYAPLVRRLGLQLVAKMPASVDLDDLIQAGMIGLLDAASRYKEDQGAQFETYATQRIRGAMLDELRSNDWLPRSLRKTSREVEHAVHQVEQRLGRSANETEIAAHLQMPLDEYQSMLQDLHGSQLVYYEDFDRSADDEPFLDRYRADHSDPLSALLDEHLRSALVDAIERLPEREKLLMSLYYERGLNLREIGAVLEVSESRVCQLHSQAVARLRAKLREQAWVGTES
- a CDS encoding phage holin family protein gives rise to the protein MTVILTWIINALALLIITYLVPSIHIKSFGTALIVAVVLGLINAVIRPVLILLTLPVTIVTLGLFILVVNALCFWFASSLLKGFEVSGFWSAFFGSILYSIVSWLLSALIFGQRNIG
- the ahcY gene encoding adenosylhomocysteinase; translation: MNAAVIDSHSAQDYVVADIALAGWGRKELNIAETEMPGLVQIRDEYKAQQPLKGARIAGSLHMTIQTGVLIETLKALGADVRWASCNIFSTQDHAAAAIVEAGTPVFAFKGESLDEYWEFSHRIFEWPNGEFANMILDDGGDATLLLILGSKAEKDRSVIARPTNEEEVALFKSIERHLEIDGSWYSKRLAHIKGVTEETTTGVHRLYQMEKDGRLPFPAFNVNDSVTKSKFDNLYGCRESLVDGIKRATDVMIAGKIAVVAGYGDVGKGCAQSLRGLGATVWVTEIDPICALQAAMEGYRVVTMEYAADKADIFVTATGNYHVINHDHMKAMRHNAIVCNIGHFDSEIDVASTRQYQWENIKPQVDHIIFPDGKRVILLAEGRLVNLGCATGHPSFVMSNSFTNQTLAQIELFTRGGEYANKVYVLPKHLDEKVARLHLARIGAQLSELSDDQAAYIGVSKAGPFKPDHYRY